From a single Candidatus Neomarinimicrobiota bacterium genomic region:
- a CDS encoding toxin-antitoxin system YwqK family antitoxin gives MRIIVLLVITILLSCAGGGDESIVYYPNGQQKEKGLLTHGKKDGEWTWWFSNGAVRGRASYSRGRKDGATVWFYEKGGKEREGEFSNDKLHGHWTFWYNNGDRKSEASYQRGVLNGQYTKWYPNGVKQQQGNYNNGKRSGEWVFWNEDGKMLRKDIYRGGYPQKSILMDDVSDSLYH, from the coding sequence ATGAGAATAATAGTACTCCTCGTTATTACAATTCTACTCTCATGCGCCGGGGGTGGTGACGAATCTATAGTGTATTATCCTAACGGACAGCAGAAGGAGAAAGGTCTTCTCACGCATGGCAAGAAGGATGGTGAATGGACCTGGTGGTTTTCCAACGGTGCTGTCCGCGGTCGCGCTTCTTACAGTCGGGGCAGGAAAGATGGCGCTACTGTCTGGTTTTATGAGAAAGGCGGCAAAGAGCGGGAGGGAGAATTCAGCAATGATAAGCTCCACGGTCACTGGACGTTCTGGTATAATAACGGGGACAGGAAAAGTGAAGCCAGCTACCAGCGTGGTGTCCTGAACGGGCAATATACGAAGTGGTATCCTAACGGTGTGAAGCAGCAGCAGGGGAACTATAATAACGGCAAACGAAGTGGTGAATGGGTCTTCTGGAATGAGGACGGTAAAATGTTGCGTAAAGATATCTACCGGGGCGGCTATCCGCAGAAGTCGATTCTTATGGACGATGTGTCTGATTCTTTGTATCATTAA
- a CDS encoding zinc-dependent alcohol dehydrogenase family protein — protein MKAILYDSFEGPFRIDDVPKPEVPNDGVVIEVKASGICRSDWHGWMGHDPAITSFPHVPGHECAGTILDVGAGIQKWEPGDRVTTPFCCGCGVCPQCEAGFPNVCDNDYQPGFTAWGTFAEYVAIRYADNNLARLPDDLDYVSAASLGCRFTTAFRGVVDQGCVRKNQWVAVYGCGGVGLSAIMIASALGARVIGVDISEEKLTLAQSAGAEETLNASEVTNPATEIHEITDGGAHVSIDALGSTETATNSICSLRKRGRHVQIGLTVGDESDVIIPMDQVIAREMEIVGSHGIQASRYKEVFSMISDGKIDPGRLVQKIVPLEDAAAELKAMAGFDSLGMTVINRF, from the coding sequence ATGAAAGCAATCCTGTATGACAGTTTTGAAGGTCCCTTCAGAATCGATGACGTCCCTAAGCCGGAGGTACCGAATGACGGCGTCGTTATCGAGGTCAAGGCATCGGGCATCTGCCGCAGCGACTGGCACGGCTGGATGGGACACGATCCGGCCATTACATCTTTCCCACACGTGCCCGGTCATGAATGTGCCGGTACGATTTTGGACGTCGGCGCGGGCATCCAAAAGTGGGAACCGGGCGACCGCGTCACCACCCCGTTCTGCTGCGGCTGTGGCGTCTGTCCCCAATGCGAGGCGGGATTCCCCAATGTTTGCGATAATGACTACCAGCCTGGATTCACGGCTTGGGGTACGTTCGCCGAATACGTGGCCATTCGTTATGCGGATAATAATCTCGCCCGCCTTCCTGATGACCTGGATTATGTTTCCGCCGCAAGCCTCGGCTGCCGCTTCACAACCGCCTTCCGGGGTGTGGTTGATCAGGGATGCGTGAGGAAAAATCAGTGGGTAGCCGTCTATGGATGCGGAGGTGTGGGGCTGTCGGCAATCATGATTGCATCAGCGCTCGGCGCCAGAGTCATCGGCGTGGACATCAGCGAGGAGAAGCTTACACTGGCACAGTCTGCAGGTGCTGAAGAGACACTCAACGCCTCAGAGGTAACCAATCCAGCCACAGAGATACACGAGATAACGGACGGAGGGGCTCACGTCTCCATCGATGCCTTAGGCAGTACTGAGACTGCTACTAATTCTATCTGTTCACTCCGCAAACGCGGCCGGCATGTACAAATCGGTCTGACTGTAGGAGATGAAAGTGACGTCATCATCCCCATGGATCAGGTTATAGCGCGAGAAATGGAGATTGTCGGAAGCCACGGGATTCAGGCGAGCCGCTATAAGGAGGTTTTCAGTATGATTTCGGATGGAAAAATCGATCCCGGTCGGCTCGTGCAAAAGATAGTACCACTGGAGGATGCCGCCGCTGAACTGAAGGCGATGGCGGGTTTCGACTCGCTGGGAATGACGGTGATTAACAGGTTTTAA
- a CDS encoding SDR family oxidoreductase: MFEKNLLKDKTIIVTGGGTGLGKSMSQRFCELGANLVIAGRREAVLEGTAAELRTTGAKALPVQCDVRDTAEVQSMVERTVDEFGAVDVLINNAAGNFISPTEKLSEGGFRVIIDIVLHGTFNCTMAAAKKMMENSGGTVLNIITTYAWTGSGYVVPSACAKAGVLAMTRSLAVEWAKYGIRTNAIAPGPFPTEGAWKRLTVPGLGVEKKMKKRIPLGRFGEHEELANLASFMVSDGAGYINGEVVTIDGGEWLKGAGQFNELEKIPEVAWKVMAAVRKKRKKK; this comes from the coding sequence ATGTTTGAGAAAAATCTTCTGAAAGACAAAACAATTATTGTAACCGGGGGTGGGACAGGTCTCGGCAAGTCAATGTCTCAGCGGTTCTGCGAGCTCGGAGCGAACCTTGTCATTGCCGGTCGTCGGGAAGCAGTGCTTGAAGGAACAGCCGCTGAACTGAGGACTACGGGTGCAAAGGCATTACCGGTTCAATGCGATGTTAGAGATACGGCTGAAGTTCAATCCATGGTGGAACGAACTGTTGATGAGTTTGGTGCTGTAGACGTCCTCATCAACAATGCTGCCGGAAACTTCATTTCGCCGACAGAAAAGCTCTCCGAGGGCGGGTTTAGAGTGATTATTGACATCGTTCTACACGGTACTTTCAACTGTACTATGGCGGCAGCGAAGAAGATGATGGAAAACTCAGGTGGTACAGTCCTCAATATTATAACCACCTATGCATGGACAGGATCGGGCTACGTGGTTCCGTCAGCCTGTGCCAAGGCGGGCGTTCTTGCCATGACGCGATCGCTGGCCGTTGAATGGGCCAAATACGGCATCCGCACGAATGCCATCGCCCCGGGACCGTTCCCTACGGAAGGGGCGTGGAAACGATTGACCGTTCCGGGACTGGGCGTTGAAAAGAAGATGAAAAAGCGTATTCCGCTGGGCAGATTCGGTGAGCACGAGGAACTCGCAAATCTTGCCTCGTTCATGGTGAGTGATGGGGCTGGCTATATCAACGGTGAAGTTGTGACCATCGACGGGGGTGAATGGCTTAAGGGGGCCGGACAGTTCAATGAACTGGAGAAAATTCCGGAGGTAGCCTGGAAAGTGATGGCGGCTGTGAGGAAAAAAAGGAAGAAGAAGTGA